One genomic segment of Profundibacter amoris includes these proteins:
- a CDS encoding F0F1 ATP synthase subunit B has product MKKLTVLLVLIASPALAAEGPFFSLKNPEFVVVIGFVLFLALLAYLKVPGLIGGMLDKRAEGIKSDLDEAKALREEAQTILASYERKQKEVQEQADRIVEAAKAEAEIAATQAKEELKASIARRLAAADEQITSAQASAVKEVRDTAIAVAVAAAEDVIAKKLTAADGNALIEDAIKDVAAKLH; this is encoded by the coding sequence ATGAAAAAACTTACAGTTCTACTCGTTCTTATCGCTTCGCCGGCTCTTGCCGCTGAAGGTCCGTTCTTTAGCCTCAAGAACCCCGAATTTGTGGTCGTCATCGGCTTTGTCCTGTTTCTGGCGCTGCTGGCCTATCTGAAGGTTCCCGGCCTGATTGGCGGGATGCTGGACAAGCGGGCCGAAGGCATCAAATCGGATCTGGACGAGGCCAAGGCCCTGCGCGAAGAAGCGCAGACAATCCTTGCATCTTACGAGCGCAAGCAAAAAGAAGTGCAGGAACAGGCCGACCGCATCGTCGAGGCCGCCAAGGCCGAAGCCGAGATTGCGGCAACCCAAGCCAAGGAAGAGCTGAAAGCCTCGATCGCGCGCCGTCTGGCGGCTGCGGACGAGCAGATCACTTCGGCACAGGCCTCGGCCGTGAAAGAAGTCCGCGACACAGCGATTGCGGTTGCGGTGGCAGCGGCGGAAGATGTGATTGCCAAGAAGCTGACAGCAGCGGATGGCAATGCGCTGATCGAGGACGCCATCAAGGATGTGGCTGCCAAGCTGCATTGA
- a CDS encoding DMT family transporter: MTHTLTTGRSTAITGAVWMMAAGLLFAIDNTLVQMLTMQQGQAPATVAFWQYAIALLFSLPWVVMRLRTGVFSKRWPMHIFRVALAAAGVQMWVAGLAYVPIWQAIALIMTSPFFVTIGARLMLGENVGMERWAAVFVGFVGGMIILSPWSDAFGWAALLPVGASFLWAMSSLVTKVLTRTETPDSLTLYLLILLTPINAVLAVKSGFILTTTDSMWLIVATGVLTAAANYTLVKAYSVADAAYLQPFDHVKLPFNVLLGWAVFGFLPAGAMWIGTFLIVGASLYLLGREARG; encoded by the coding sequence ATGACTCATACACTGACCACAGGTCGTAGCACGGCCATTACAGGGGCCGTCTGGATGATGGCGGCGGGCCTGTTGTTTGCTATCGACAATACACTGGTGCAGATGCTGACCATGCAGCAAGGGCAGGCACCGGCTACGGTCGCTTTCTGGCAATATGCCATTGCCCTGCTGTTCAGTCTGCCATGGGTGGTGATGCGCCTGCGCACGGGCGTGTTTTCCAAACGCTGGCCGATGCATATTTTCCGCGTGGCGCTGGCGGCGGCCGGTGTGCAGATGTGGGTTGCGGGGCTGGCCTATGTGCCGATCTGGCAGGCGATTGCGCTGATCATGACCTCGCCTTTTTTTGTCACCATCGGCGCGCGGCTGATGTTGGGCGAAAACGTTGGCATGGAACGCTGGGCGGCTGTATTTGTCGGCTTTGTCGGGGGCATGATCATACTGTCACCGTGGTCGGATGCCTTTGGCTGGGCCGCGCTTCTGCCCGTGGGCGCGTCGTTCCTCTGGGCGATGTCATCGCTTGTCACCAAGGTTCTGACCCGCACGGAAACGCCTGACTCGCTGACCCTGTATCTGCTGATCCTGCTAACCCCGATCAACGCGGTGCTGGCGGTGAAAAGCGGCTTTATCCTTACCACCACGGATTCCATGTGGCTGATCGTGGCAACAGGGGTGCTGACAGCGGCGGCCAACTACACCCTTGTCAAAGCCTACAGCGTCGCCGATGCCGCCTATCTGCAACCGTTCGACCATGTGAAACTGCCGTTCAATGTGCTGCTGGGCTGGGCTGTCTTCGGCTTCCTGCCGGCAGGCGCAATGTGGATCGGCACCTTCCTGATTGTCGGCGCGTCGCTCTATTTGCTGGGCCGTGAAGCAAGGGGGTAA
- a CDS encoding AtpZ/AtpI family protein, with protein sequence MSDAPDPNRLSELEQRIEAAWKAQEPEPKEESKISQAQHAWRMIVELTVGIAIGVGIGYGLDVLFGTMPWFLVPFTLLGFAAGVNVMLKTAKELQEENTAESAGMDEGK encoded by the coding sequence ATGTCTGACGCACCTGATCCAAACCGGCTGAGCGAGCTGGAGCAGCGGATTGAAGCGGCCTGGAAAGCGCAAGAGCCGGAGCCCAAGGAAGAATCGAAGATATCCCAGGCGCAGCATGCGTGGCGGATGATCGTCGAGCTGACCGTCGGTATCGCTATCGGCGTCGGCATTGGATACGGGCTGGATGTGCTGTTTGGCACGATGCCGTGGTTTCTGGTGCCGTTTACATTGTTAGGCTTTGCGGCGGGCGTCAATGTGATGTTGAAAACCGCCAAAGAGTTACAGGAAGAAAACACGGCGGAATCCGCCGGGATGGACGAGGGAAAGTGA
- a CDS encoding ArsR/SmtB family transcription factor codes for MSTTLDTTFAALSDPTRRAILAMLLEDDMAVTDVAEPFAMSLAAISKHLTILTRAGLISQEKRGRVKWCKLEPDALRDATIWMQGFGQFEAVNLDAFERFLEEELGR; via the coding sequence ATGAGCACAACTCTGGACACCACCTTTGCCGCCCTCAGCGACCCGACCCGCCGCGCCATCCTTGCGATGCTGCTCGAGGATGACATGGCTGTCACCGATGTGGCCGAACCGTTTGCAATGTCGCTGGCCGCCATTTCCAAACACCTGACCATCCTGACCCGCGCCGGTCTGATCAGTCAGGAAAAACGCGGACGGGTGAAATGGTGCAAACTGGAACCCGACGCCCTGCGCGACGCGACGATCTGGATGCAGGGGTTCGGGCAATTCGAAGCCGTCAATCTGGATGCTTTCGAGCGGTTTCTAGAGGAAGAATTGGGTAGATAA
- a CDS encoding F0F1 ATP synthase subunit A: protein MAAEEQAEGLQFHPMEQFTVEPLFGGDTIHWYTPTNVTLWMALAVLAIIGLLVLGTRKRAIVPSRTQSVAELAYGFVHSMVEDVAGKEALKYFPYIMTLFIFIVFSNFLGLIPMSFVTTSHIAVTVVLALLVFVSVTLLGFYLHGIKFLGLFWVSSAPLALRPVLAVIEIISYFVRPVSHSIRLAGNVMAGHAVIEVFATFAGAILIAPLALVGIVAMFGMDVLVAFIQAYVFTILTCVYLKDALHPSH from the coding sequence ATGGCAGCTGAAGAACAAGCCGAAGGTCTGCAATTTCATCCGATGGAGCAGTTCACAGTGGAACCTCTGTTCGGGGGTGACACGATCCATTGGTATACACCCACGAATGTAACCCTGTGGATGGCCCTTGCGGTTCTGGCCATCATCGGTCTGCTGGTTCTGGGCACACGCAAGCGCGCGATTGTTCCCAGCCGCACACAGTCGGTTGCCGAACTGGCCTATGGTTTTGTTCACTCGATGGTCGAGGATGTGGCCGGTAAAGAGGCACTGAAATACTTCCCTTATATTATGACGCTGTTCATCTTTATCGTGTTCTCGAACTTTCTGGGCCTGATCCCGATGAGCTTTGTGACCACCTCGCATATCGCGGTTACCGTGGTTCTGGCGCTGCTGGTGTTTGTTTCGGTCACATTGCTGGGCTTCTACCTGCACGGCATCAAGTTTCTGGGCCTGTTCTGGGTTTCCAGCGCACCGCTGGCGCTGCGCCCTGTGTTGGCCGTGATCGAGATCATTTCCTATTTCGTGCGTCCTGTCAGCCACTCCATTCGTTTGGCCGGCAACGTCATGGCGGGCCACGCCGTGATCGAGGTGTTCGCCACCTTTGCAGGCGCGATCCTGATTGCCCCGCTGGCGCTGGTCGGCATCGTTGCGATGTTCGGCATGGATGTGCTGGTGGCCTTTATTCAGGCCTATGTGTTCACTATTCTGACTTGTGTTTATCTAAAGGATGCGCTGCATCCCAGCCACTAG
- a CDS encoding F0F1 ATP synthase subunit B' → MATEATEAAGQMAEHGAEAAGMPQLDFSTFPNQIFWLLVTLVVIYLVLSRVVLPRVGSVLSERQGTITNDLAAAEELKQQAVEAEKAYNKALADARAESQKIAAEAKAEIQAELDIAISKADAEIAAKSAEAEAAIAEIRKGSVASVKKVAADTAKEIVASMGIKADAKSVTAAVTARMKG, encoded by the coding sequence ATGGCAACAGAAGCTACAGAAGCCGCTGGCCAGATGGCAGAACACGGGGCAGAAGCCGCGGGTATGCCGCAGCTGGACTTCAGCACTTTTCCCAACCAGATATTCTGGTTGCTGGTCACGCTTGTCGTGATCTACCTCGTCCTGTCGCGGGTGGTTCTGCCGCGCGTCGGTTCGGTTTTATCCGAACGCCAAGGGACGATTACGAATGATCTTGCAGCAGCCGAAGAGCTGAAGCAACAGGCTGTTGAAGCCGAAAAAGCCTATAACAAGGCGCTGGCCGATGCGCGTGCTGAATCGCAAAAGATTGCTGCCGAAGCCAAGGCCGAAATACAGGCCGAGCTGGACATTGCGATCAGCAAGGCCGACGCCGAAATCGCCGCCAAATCTGCCGAGGCAGAAGCCGCGATTGCCGAAATCCGCAAGGGTTCGGTTGCAAGCGTGAAAAAGGTGGCCGCGGATACCGCAAAAGAGATTGTGGCATCCATGGGCATCAAGGCGGATGCCAAATCGGTGACTGCTGCGGTTACTGCACGGATGAAGGGGTAG
- a CDS encoding F0F1 ATP synthase subunit C translates to MEGDIVEMGKFIGAGLATIGMGGAAIGVGSIVGNFLSGALRNPSAAGGQTAMLFIGIAFAEAFGIFSFLVALLLMFAV, encoded by the coding sequence ATGGAAGGCGATATCGTAGAAATGGGTAAATTCATCGGTGCAGGTCTGGCCACAATCGGTATGGGCGGCGCTGCTATCGGTGTTGGCTCAATCGTGGGCAACTTTCTGTCCGGCGCATTGCGCAACCCTTCGGCCGCTGGCGGCCAGACAGCCATGCTTTTCATCGGCATCGCATTTGCCGAGGCTTTCGGGATTTTCTCGTTCCTCGTTGCGCTGCTGCTGATGTTTGCTGTTTAA
- a CDS encoding DMT family transporter — protein MSYQMRGHLAMLLFSVLVAGSFSLGHMAANEISPAALNVVRFLIASVVIGTVASLTTGFKRSDFDAPWRYLLLGGLFAIYFVLMFEGLKTADPVSTSAVFTLIPLMSAGFGYLLLRQIMTRRMALALAIGAVGALWVIFRADLAALLRFRIGTGEMIYFWGCVAHAIYTPLVRKLNRGEAPVVFSFGMMVAGFFILLAYGWNDLWATDWAALPGIVWITLAYISIAASSITFVLLQYAVLRLPSAKVMAYTYLTPSWVILWEIVLGNGVPNGLVLVGVGMTIVALWLLLKDEEL, from the coding sequence ATGAGCTACCAAATGCGCGGGCATCTGGCGATGCTGCTGTTTTCGGTGCTGGTGGCCGGATCGTTCAGTCTGGGCCATATGGCAGCAAATGAAATTTCCCCTGCGGCGCTGAATGTGGTGCGGTTTCTGATTGCCTCGGTGGTGATTGGCACGGTGGCGTCCCTGACCACAGGGTTCAAACGCAGCGATTTTGACGCCCCGTGGCGGTATCTGCTGCTGGGCGGGCTGTTTGCCATCTATTTCGTGCTGATGTTCGAGGGGCTGAAAACGGCCGATCCGGTCAGCACCTCGGCGGTGTTCACGCTGATCCCGCTGATGTCGGCTGGGTTCGGCTATTTGTTGCTGCGCCAGATCATGACACGCCGGATGGCGCTGGCGCTGGCGATCGGGGCGGTGGGCGCGCTGTGGGTGATCTTCCGTGCCGATCTGGCGGCGCTGCTGCGGTTTCGCATCGGTACAGGGGAGATGATCTATTTCTGGGGCTGTGTCGCCCATGCCATCTATACCCCGCTGGTGCGCAAACTGAACCGCGGCGAAGCGCCGGTGGTGTTCAGTTTCGGTATGATGGTGGCGGGGTTCTTTATCCTGCTGGCCTATGGCTGGAACGATCTGTGGGCGACCGACTGGGCCGCCTTGCCGGGGATTGTGTGGATCACGCTGGCCTATATTTCGATCGCGGCCAGTTCGATCACCTTTGTCTTGCTGCAGTATGCCGTGTTGCGCCTGCCGTCGGCCAAGGTGATGGCCTATACCTATCTGACACCCAGCTGGGTGATTCTGTGGGAAATCGTGCTGGGCAACGGTGTGCCGAACGGTCTGGTACTGGTCGGGGTGGGCATGACCATCGTTGCGCTGTGGTTGCTGTTGAAGGATGAAGAACTTTAA
- a CDS encoding LysR family transcriptional regulator — protein MDSWDEIRTAYHVARAGTVSGAAQELGVHHATVIRHIDALETRMGTKLFQRHARGYTPTEAGADLLRVAQATDDQFAQLAGRIKGQGDTVTGDLVVTSLASFSHVMTPVLVRFQRKHPEVTVRYLTGSRLFRLEYGEAHVAIRAGSPPDQPDNVVQKFSTERIALYGSEDYIAVNGMPMGEGDLGTHRFVSYDEPHTRAPYHQWLKDNIPSEQVTFRVADDRSLQQAILAGAGLGFMTERMADSHKGLVKVLPSRPEWASPLWLVTHVDLHRTAKVQTFLKFLKAEMAIEAGE, from the coding sequence ATGGACAGTTGGGACGAAATCCGCACCGCCTATCACGTTGCCCGCGCCGGAACGGTTAGTGGTGCGGCACAGGAACTGGGGGTGCATCATGCCACGGTGATCCGGCATATTGATGCACTGGAAACCCGGATGGGCACCAAGCTGTTCCAGCGCCACGCGCGCGGTTATACCCCGACCGAAGCAGGCGCCGATCTGTTGCGGGTAGCGCAGGCAACGGATGATCAATTCGCCCAGCTTGCCGGACGGATCAAGGGACAGGGCGATACGGTGACAGGGGATCTGGTGGTGACGTCGCTTGCCAGTTTCTCGCATGTGATGACGCCGGTTCTGGTGCGGTTCCAGCGCAAACATCCCGAGGTCACGGTGCGCTACCTGACCGGATCACGGCTGTTTCGGCTGGAATATGGCGAGGCCCATGTGGCGATCCGCGCCGGCTCGCCGCCGGATCAACCCGACAATGTGGTGCAGAAGTTTTCAACCGAACGTATCGCGCTCTACGGGTCCGAGGATTATATCGCGGTGAATGGCATGCCCATGGGCGAGGGCGATCTGGGCACGCACCGCTTTGTCAGCTATGATGAGCCCCACACCCGCGCGCCCTATCACCAGTGGCTGAAGGACAACATTCCCTCCGAACAGGTGACGTTCCGCGTGGCCGATGACCGTAGTCTGCAACAGGCTATTCTGGCGGGCGCGGGGCTGGGGTTCATGACGGAAAGGATGGCCGACAGCCACAAAGGGTTGGTCAAAGTGTTGCCATCGCGGCCCGAATGGGCCTCGCCTTTGTGGCTTGTCACGCATGTGGATTTGCACCGGACCGCCAAGGTGCAGACCTTTCTGAAATTCCTGAAGGCTGAAATGGCAATCGAGGCCGGTGAATGA
- a CDS encoding FadR/GntR family transcriptional regulator, with protein sequence MPFQPVQSEKLSQSVVRQIEQLILRGILRPGERLPSERELSEKMGVSRPSLREAVAELQTRGLLESRAGAGIFVSDALGSTFPPALSRLFATHDEAVFDYLDFRRDMEGLAGERAARLGSDTDLQVINQIFLKMEAAHPKRNPAEEAALDAEFHLAIVEASHNVIMLHMMRSMFDLLREGVFYNRKVMFKQRTTRSALLDQHRAINDALLARDPSGTRAAIEAHLDYVGAALSDQQKADHNEAVARLRLQQEQTRG encoded by the coding sequence ATGCCATTTCAACCCGTCCAGTCCGAAAAGCTGTCACAATCCGTGGTGCGCCAGATCGAGCAACTGATCCTGCGCGGCATCCTGCGCCCCGGCGAACGCCTGCCCTCGGAACGCGAGCTAAGCGAAAAAATGGGTGTTTCGCGCCCCTCCCTGCGCGAAGCCGTGGCAGAACTGCAAACCCGCGGCCTGCTGGAAAGCCGTGCGGGCGCAGGTATTTTCGTATCGGACGCTTTGGGCAGCACCTTTCCGCCGGCGCTATCCCGACTGTTCGCCACCCATGACGAAGCGGTATTCGACTACCTCGATTTTCGCCGCGATATGGAGGGGCTGGCAGGCGAGCGCGCCGCGCGCCTTGGGTCGGACACCGACCTACAGGTGATCAACCAGATTTTCCTGAAAATGGAAGCCGCCCACCCCAAACGCAACCCTGCGGAAGAGGCCGCGCTGGACGCCGAATTCCATCTGGCAATTGTCGAGGCCAGCCACAACGTGATCATGCTGCATATGATGCGCTCGATGTTCGATCTGCTGCGCGAAGGGGTGTTCTATAACCGCAAGGTGATGTTCAAACAGCGCACCACCCGCAGCGCCCTGCTGGATCAGCACCGCGCCATCAACGACGCCCTGCTGGCCCGCGATCCGTCCGGCACCCGCGCCGCGATCGAGGCGCATCTGGATTACGTTGGCGCCGCCTTAAGCGATCAGCAAAAGGCCGACCATAACGAAGCCGTCGCGCGCCTGCGCCTGCAACAGGAACAGACGCGCGGGTAG